The Triticum aestivum cultivar Chinese Spring chromosome 7B, IWGSC CS RefSeq v2.1, whole genome shotgun sequence genome window below encodes:
- the LOC123158793 gene encoding uncharacterized protein, producing the protein MTAPEILEVRCAGCGETLEVEQGMTEFACPGCAMPQALPPELMPQPPPRPRRALPLHNGGVARDQMPCGGCGAVLAVPRGLRRITCPLCASDLVADGDRLRLHQDGVQVISPAAVASIAPTSLRRSEEEPRSQVIHVGQVQVGRYNKPIHFEQEREPSFAGSVHEESTNSPRSNPKIAVHVRCAKDAPVDLDQLFHRDESHIKLPNGTVPRHGFKKKGDLSASPGSICAERIVLDHPSKVSNALRSQGGPSIHSFHTEAVHGQHQSNIIGNHENQKPRHASVASIVEQEIVKPPSHTASGKQVHTESHGNTTGRNQKRKRSSWTTGGKRKKKHMGSDKELHPKCNKYSAAQPEYTPNSNTVQEPVSSPDENQFNPADVDRIIYPTSLSQKQAPLVGSHELDNIDATLPPVSRDHGTSPVNHVSRCHCQCSADAMGALANRSFNSEQEHEIPQGSSNGICPHRKNGAQGQQIQDDSHPVQVGVECHHNKAAGQHKSVAKGRMHSPNERDYIENQSRTGILQQVAVATACCHPTPSPLLTATRLPSTTVPSVTRSSVHRSPPYCEPPETIHSQDAHAPGMGYMKSKVRKGRGPAKLTEPRRVADRPVLTPTNVDTWDIDPPCPKVASTITLLLKQWHPGSTYVMACQQTSEVHPQQLVLHFHQYHSDRRAIILDEFLRRYKWAPGREAECLKLFNRRTVRQFTGLLCDEKRKARVKLFASRKVKGASDATKSNGQSNLDDKGASKKSKLPRRDPAGVGHEDDDPLQWKQFPPEWMLPKWWEMLCEHWASEENLQFSALMRKNRFTGGSARHTAGSRSITMHRKLMMIENGGKPVSEVELFNKTHKHGGGKWEFVTEKARRTVEAFQRRLEEAGDTELDPHVVWSEEVGGRNRRRYYGLPGIIDKGRIGNLSKSIPGSLGRKRRQLFTQDQVQEMINHATRQMNETWENRFQSLEKSMRGMASSDISQHASAAGPGAEDDEASHEHTSDSTDDGTYQSAEDDSGGHSGD; encoded by the exons ATGACGGCGCCGGAGATCCTGGAGGTGCGGTGCGCCGGCTGCGGCGAGACGCTGGAGGTGGAGCAGGGGATGACGGAGTTCGCCTGCCCCGGCTGCGCCATGCCGCAGGCCCTCCCGCCGGAGCTcatgccgcagccgccgccgcgcccgcgccgcgctCTGCCGCTCCACAACGGCGGGGTTGCTAGGGACCAGATGCCGTGCGGCGGATGCGGCGCTGTGCTTGCCGTGCCGCGGGGCCTCCGGCGCATCACCTGCCCGCTGTGCGCCTCCGACCTCGTAGCCGACGGCGACCGCCTCCGGCTGCACCAAGACGGCGTACAGGTCATTTCGCCTGCAGCCGTTGCTTCTATCGCGCCCACGTCCCTGCGGCGGTCGGAG GAAGAGCCCAGAAGCCAAGTGATTCACGTGGGACAGGTGCAAGTAGGAAGGTACAATAAACCAATCCATTTTGAGCAGGAACGTGAACCCTCTTTTgctggttcagttcatgaagagtCAACCAATTCACCCAGATCAAACCCAAAGATAGCAGTTCATGTGCGATGTGCAAAAGATGCACCTGTTGATCTTGATCAGTTATTTCATAGAGATGAGTCACACATTAAATTACCCAATGGAACTGTTCCCAGGCATGGTTTTAAGAAGAAAGGTGATCTATCTGCTAGTCCTGGATCCATTTGTGCAGAGAGGATAGTGCTGGACCATCCTAGTAAGGTCAGCAACGCACTGCGATCACAAGGTGGGCCTTCCATTCATTCATTTCATACAGAGGCGGTACATGGGCAGCATCAAAGTAACATCATTGGAAATCATGAAAACCAGAAACCTAGACATGCTTCAGTGGCTAGTATTGTGGAGCAGGAAATAGTAAAGCCTCCGAGTCACACTGCTTCTGGAAAACAGGTGCATACTGAGTCGCATGGTAACACAACTGGACGGAATCAGAAGAGGAAAAGGAGCAGCTGGACTACTGGTGGGAAGCGCAAGAAAAAACATATGGGCTCAGACAAAGAGCTTCATCCTAAATGTAATAAGTATTCAGCTGCCCAGCCAGAATATACTCCAAATAGCAATACTGTTCAGGAGCCAGTTTCTTCCCCGGATGAAAATCAGTTTAATCCTGCAGATGTTGACAGAATAATTTACCCTACTTCATTATCTCAGAAGCAGGCACCTCTAGTGGGATCACACGAGTTGGACAACATTGATGCAACCTTGCCTCCTGTCTCTAGAGATCATGGTACATCTCCAGTGAACCATGTTTCACGGTGCCACTGTCAATGCTCAGCAGATGCTATGGGTGCTCTTGCTAACCGGAGTTTCAATTCAGAACAGGAGCATGAGATTCCTCAGGGAAGTTCCAATGGGATTTGCCCGCATCGTAAAAATGGTGCACAAGGGCAACAGATACAAGATGACAGTCATCCTGTGCAGGTGGGAGTTGAGTGTCACCACAACAAAGCTGCGGGACAACACAAGAGTGTAGCAAAAGGCCGCATGCATTCGCCAAATGAGAGGGACTATATTGAAAACCAGTCTCGCACTGGTATTCTCCAGCAGGTGGCCGTAGCTACTGCCTGCTGTCATCCTACCCCATCACCGCTGTTGACCGCTACCCGCTTGCCCAGTACCACTGTTCCTTCTGTCACAA GATCATCAGTTCATCGATCACCACCGTATTGCGAACCACCAGAAACTATCCATTCCCAG GATGCTCATGCTCCTGGCATGGGATATATGAAATCTAAAGTGCGCAAGGGGAGGGGCCCTGCAAAACTCACTGAACCACGTAGGGTAGCTGACAGGCCTGTGCTGACTCCGACTAACGTGGA CACATGGGATATCGACCCTCCTTGTCCCAAGGTGGCTTCTACCATCACTTTACTTCTCAAGCAGTGGCACCCAGGGTCAACTTACGTAATGGCTTGTCAGCAAACCAGCGAAGTACACCCACAACAATTGGTTCTCCACTTTCACCAGTATCATTCGGATAGAAGGGCTATCATCTTGGATGAGTTCCTT CGACGTTACAAGTGGGCCCCTGGGCGGGAGGCAGAGTGCCTGAAGCTATTCAACCGCAGAACAGTCAGACAGTTCACTGGACTCCTGTGTGATGAGAAGCGAAAGGCTAgagtgaagttgtttgcatcaagGAAAGTGAAAGGAGCTTCGGATGCTACCAAGTCCAATGGACAGTCAAATTTGGATGACAAGGGTGCTAGCAAAAAGTCGAAGCTGCCGCGCAGAGACCCGGCAGGTGTAGGGCATGAGGATGACGACCCTCTTCAGTGGAAGCAGTTCCCTCCTGAATGGATGCTGCCAAAGTGGTGGGAGATGCTATGTGAGCACTGGGCTTCAGAAGAAAATTTGCAGTTCTCTGCCCTGATGAGGAAGAATCGGTTCACAGGAGGCTCCGCCCGGCACACAGCAGGCTCCCGGAGCATAACCATGCATCGCAAACTTATG ATGATAGAGAATGGTGGGAAGCCGGTATCGGAAGTTGAACTATTTAATAAGACCCATAAACATGGCGGCGGTAAGTGGGAATTTGTTACCGAGAAAGCAAGGCGAACCGTG GAGGCCTTCCAGCGGCGTTTAGAGGAGGCAGGTGATACTGAACTAGACCCCCATGTTGTATGGTCGGAGGAGGTAGGGGGCCGTAACCGACGGAGGTACTATGGACTCCCTGGTATCATTGACAAAGGTCGGATAGGCAACTTGTCAAAGTCCATCCCAGGTTCTTTAGGTCGAAAGAGAAGGCAGCTGTTCACGCAGGATCAGGTGCAGGAGATGATCAATCACGCCACACGGCAGATGAATGAAACTTGGGAGAACAGGTTTCAGTCTTTGGAAAAGAGTATGCGTGGCATGGCATCATCGGATATTTCACAG CATGCTTCAGCAGCTGGACCTGGGGCTGAGGATGACGAGGCATCACACGAG CATACATCGGATTCTACTGACGATGGAACATATCAATCCGCAGAAGATGACAGTGGGGGGCATAGTGGTGATTAG